CTCGGCGAGCCGGTCGAGATCCCACGTGTCCAGGAGCCCGCCGGGGGCGTATCCCGTGACGCGCGTGGCGTGCATGATCGCCACGTCGGGTGCGCGTCCGCCCGCGCCGGCCATGGCGAGCTTCGTGTAGTAGGGCGTTCCCCAGGAGAGCACGGTCGGGCGGACGCGGTAGTCGCCCTGCGCGGCGTTGACCGCGTCGAGCATCGACGACATCGTGACGCCGTCGCCGCCCGAGAGCAGGTGCCAGAACTGCAGATCCTGGGCGCCGCTCGCTCTGCCGGCCGGGGCGCATCCCGCCAGCAGCGAGGCGCCGGCCGTCGCCGCCATCCCGGCGAGGAACTGCCTTCGGGTCAGGTTGATCGGTGGTGTCATGTCACTCCCTTGTGACGCGTGAACCGTGATGGCGACATCATTACATCGATGTAATGCAGAGCACAAGGCTTTCCTCGAGGTCTCCGCCCGTCAGCTCGCGCGGGTGGTGCTGGCACGCACGACGATCTCGTGCGGCACCGTGACCGAGCGCGGCGGGCGCGAGCGATCGCTCATCCGGCTCTCGAGCAGGCCGACGGCCTCGCGCGCGAACAGGGCGAGGTCGAACCGCACCGTCGTCAGCTGTGGCGTGGTGAACCGCGAGAGCTCGACGTCGTCGAAGCCGGTCACGAGCACATCGTCGGGCACGCGGATGCCCCGCGCGTGCAGGGCGTGCAGCACTCCGCTCGCGATCGAATCGGTGAACGCCACGACCGCATCGAACGCCGCATCCCGGGCGATCAGCTCGCCGACAGCGGATGCCCCGGATTCCGGCGTCCACGGGAAGTGATGCACCTCGAGCGTGGTGTCCCTCGCGATCCCCGCCTCCTCGAGCGCATCGTGATAGCCCGCCAGACGCAGCCGGCTGGTCGCGGTGGCCCGCTCGGGGTCACGGTCGCCGCCGACCACGGCGATCCGTCGCGCGCCCCGCTCGATCACGTGCCGCGTGATGTCGCGAGCGGCGCCGCGGCTGTCGATGCCCACGTGATCCGTCTGCGGCTCCTCCACCTCCCCGATCAGGACCACAGGCGGCAGGTGCTCGGCCCCGGCGACGGCGCTGTCCTCGAGACGGATCGGATTCAGGATCAGCCCGTCCACGAGATGGGCACGCGCGCGGGACAGCAGCGCGTACTCCCGCCCCGGTTCGGCTGCCGTCTCCTCCACCTGCAGGGCGAAGCCGCGCTCGTGTGCGACCTCGACGAGGCAGTGCAGCAGCGCCCCGGAGAACGCCGTCGCGAGGTCCGGCAGCGCGGCCGCGATCGTGCCGGATCGCCCGTTGCGCAGGCCGCGGGCGCTGAGATTGGGCACGAACTGCAGCGTGTCCATCGCGGCCTGGACGCGCGCGACGGTGTCGGGGCGCACGAAGGTCGTGCCCGTGACGACGTTCGACACCGTCTTGGGCGACACGCCCGCCAGCAGCGCCACGTCCTTCATGGTGGCGCGCCCGGTCCTCCCCGCCATCGGGCCAGGATATCCCCGAGGATCGGGCGCGCGTGTCGTCAGGTGAGCGCGGAGGCCCGCGACGGCGAGGTCGGCGCGGCGAAGAACGCGAGCTCGTGGGCGGACGAGATCCGGAACGCCTCGCGCATGGCTGCTCGCCTGTGCTCCCCTTCCGCGGCCGCGACGCGTGCCACGATGTCGATCGCTCGCCGCGTCGAGGCCGCGAACGCTTCGTCGGCGTAGGTGTCGAGCCAGGACACGTATGGATGCTCGGGATGCGAAAGGGCGCTCAGCCTCGTTCCGACATCCTGGTAGAGCCAGAAGCACGGCAGCAGCGCCGCGATCAGGACCGCGTAATCGCCGCGGGCGGCGCAGGCGAGGAGATGATCGAGATACGCGGTCGTCGTCTCGCTGGGGCGGACGGCCTCGAGCGCGTCGGGTGTGAGCCAGCTCTCGTGCAGCTGCAGCTCCGCCGCGATGGCCCCCTGCGCGGCTCCGGCCCAGAACGCCTGCTCGTCGGGTGTCGGCGCGAGGCCGCTGGCCGCCGCGAGCACGCGGGAGTAGTCGCGGAGGTAGAGCGCGTCCTGCGCGAGGTACCAGAGGAACGCGCTGCGGTCGAGAGTGCCGTCTCCCAGTCCCTGGAGGAAGGAGACCTCGTCGATCCCCGCTCGGATCTCCCGGATGTCCTCCCACCAGTCGGTCTCGACCTCGTCCGCGGTGGGGCGGGTGACGGTGCCGCCGCGTTCCCAGAGGCCGGCGAGATGGCTGACCGGTCCGTGACCCGAGCCGACCTCGAGGCTCGCGCCGTGGCGGATGCTCTCGGCGAGCCAGCGCTTGGACTCCCCCACCGCTTCGATCCAGTCGCTCGAGCGCGCGTACCGGGCCGCGAGCGCGGAGGACAGCGAGCAGCCGGTGCCGTGCGTGTTCGTCGTGTCGATGCGGACGCCGGGGAACTCGGCGACCGCGACCGCCTCTCCGCGCGCATCGACGAGGGCGTCGGGCAGATCGGCTCCCGCGAGGTGCCCGCCCTTCGCGAGCACGCGCACGCCGTAACGCGCGGAGACGCGCGCCGCCTGCGCCACGACCGCCGTCCAGTCGTCCGCCGTCGGCTCATCGGCGAGGATCGCCAGCTCCGGGATGTTCGGGGTGAGCAGGTGAGCGCGCGAGCTCAGCTGGCGCAGCGCCTCCTCGGCGTCCTCATCGAGCAGGCGGTCGCCGCTCGTGGCGACCATCACCGGGTCGAGCACCACCACCGGCGGGTCGACGCGATCGAGCCACTCCCGAACGGCGCGAATGACGTCCGCCGTGGCGAGCATCCCGATCTTGACCGCGTCGATCTCCACGTCGTCGGACACCGAATCGAGCTGCTCGGCGAGGAAGGCGACCGGTGGCACGTGCACCGAACGGACGCCGCGCGTGTTCTGCGCGACGAGCGCGGTGACCACCGCCATGCCGTAGCCGCCGTTCGCGGCGATGCTCTTCAGATCCGCCTGGATGCCCGCGCCACCGGTCGGGTCGGTGCCCGCGATGCTCAGCACCCGGGGCACGCGCCGCGGCCCGGTCACGACGCCGCTCCCCACGCCGCGCGCAGCTCGCGGGCGGCGGACGCGGGGTCGGGGGCGGAGCAGATCGCCGAGACGACGGCCGCTCCGGCGGCACGTGCCGAGCGCATGGCCGGAAGGTCGGCTCTCGTCACTCCCCCGATCCCGACCGCGGGCAGTGCGCTCTCGGCCACCAGCGCGGCGAACCGGGCGAGCCCCAGCGGCTCCGGCGCATCCTTCTTCGTCGCCGTCGCATGCACGGCTCCGATTCCGACGTAGCCCACTCCGGCGGGACTCGCGGCGGCGAGACGCAGCTGCTCCGGTGTGGATGCGCTCAGGCCGATGACGGCATCCGGGCCGACCATCCGGCGCACCGCCGTCACGGGGAGGTCGGACTGGCCGACGTGCACACCGGCCACCCGGGCTCCGGCGTCCCGTGCGGCGAGGAACACGTCGACGCGGTCGTTCACCAGGAGCGCCACCTCGGCAGGCAGCGCCTCGGCGATGCGCAGCACCGTGTCGAGGAACGCCCGGGCGGACGCATCCTTCTCGCGCACCTGCACCGCCGTCACGCCGCCTCGTGCGGCCGCCTCCACCAGCTCGACCAGGTCGTGCCCGGCCGCCTCTGCCAGGCGCGCATCCGTCACGAGGTACACCGACAGATCGACGTTCACGACAGCTCGGCCCGGCGGCGAAGCGTCGCTGCGTCGAGGGCGGCGAGCGCGTCGAGGAACGCCCCCGAGAAGCTGCCCGGCCCGGACGCGCGTTCCGCGGCGAGCTCGGCGGCGACCGTGTACACCGCGATCGCGGCGACCGTCGTGGCGAACCGGTCGTCGTGCACGGCGGCGAAGGCGGCGAGGACGGCGCCGAGCGCGCAGCCGCCGCCGGTGATCCTCGTCAGCAGTGCGTCCCCGTTGGCGATCCTCACGACGTCCCGTCCGTCCGTAACCACGTCCACGGGACCCGAGACCGCGACGATCCCCCCAATGCGCTCCGCGAGCGACAGGGCGGACGGGAGGGCGGCATCCACCCCGTCGGCGGCGTCCACGCCGCGCCCGCCCGCGCCCGCCCCGGTCACCGCGATGATCTCCGAGGCGTTCCCCCGCACCACGGCCGGGCGCAGGTCGCGCAGGGCATGGCTGAGCGGGGTGCGCACCGGCAGGGAGCCGACGGCGACCGGATCGAGCACCCACGGCGTTCCGGCGTCGTTCGCCGCCGCCACGGCCTCGCGCATCGCCTCCCGCTGCTCACCGGTCGGTGTTCCGAGGTTCACGAGGAGTCCGGATGCCACGCCCGCGAACGGGCCGGCCTCGCCGGGGATGTCCACCATCGCGGCCGATGCGCCGAGGGCAAGGAGGACGTTGGCGGTGAAGCCCGTCACCACACTGTTGGTGATGCACTGCACGAGAGGCGCCTGAGCGCGCACCTCGTCCAGAGCGGAGCAGGCGAAATCGAGCAGGTTTTCCGGCGTGCGCGTCATGCGCGACATCCCTTCGCTAGTACGAACTAGATCAGGTTCGACGGGTGTGATCTCAGCCCCGCAGGGCACCCCGTGTCACGTGTTGGGCTCCAGGCTACCCGCATCGCCCGGCGCGCGTACGACGGCAGAGGACGCCCGGCGAGACGAGACGGCACGCGGGCGGCCGATCCTCCTGCGGCCACTCCGGTTCAGCGGGGTCGCGTCACTCGCCTCCCCGAGCGCGCCCCGCCCGCCGCCGGAGGCGTCACGACCCGCCCGGCGGGGTGTTGTCGACGGTCACTTCGACCTTGAGAGTGGATTCGCCGCCCGACACGCTGCTGGCGGAGAGCAGCAGGTAGTACCTGCCGTCCGGCACCGCCTCCCACTGCGCCGGAATCGTCAGCGAGTCGGTCGTGGGCATCCACTGAGAGCCCTCGATCGTCGGCACCCGGCGTCCCGCTGCCGTGTACAACTGCGCGTGATACGCCTGCGGATCGTTGTCGGCCACCGTCATCGTGACCTCCCCCACGCCCCGCACACACGCACCCTCAGCCACGCTCGACGTGATCACCGGAGGTGGCTCCGCCCTGAAGGAGTAGGCGCCACCGGCGGCGACACGGTAGACGTCGTAGCCGTCCTCCGTGCGCAGGTGGGTGGATCCCGCGGAGCCGTCGGTGCCGTCTCCGTCGGCTCGCGGCACCCAGACCTCGCCGGCGGTGCCGTCGGGAGCGGGGACATGGAGATCCAGCACGCCGTCCTTCTTCGCCCACGACACGTCGATCGCGCCGTGCGGCGTGGGCACGCTGCCCTTGCTCCAGTCGAGATCGGCCGGGTGCGGCTTCACCGACCACGTGGCGAATCCGGGTTCGACCGGCTGGACGCCCAGCAGGTAGGCCGACATCCCCCACGTCGGGCCGCTCGCCCAGCTGTGCGCGAGGCTCTTGTACGCGTCGGTGAGGTCTCCGTTCTGCTGATGGTTCTCCCAGAACGCGCCCGTGTAGAACGGGTTGGAGGGATCCGCCATCCGCGCCCACAGCGTCTTGATGAGCGTGAGCGCGTCATCCGCGTTCCCGGCTTCGAAACGCGCCGCCAGCTCGAATCCCGAGATGTGCGTGCTGATCAGAGTCGCGTTGTTCGCCTCCGACGAGAACGGCTGCGGGCCCTGCTCGCCCCAGAGGTTCGCCTTGAGATACGCGAGGATCCCGTCGACCCTGTCATCTGGTGCGACTCCCCACAGGATCGCCATGACGTTCGCGTCCTGGGGCACGGCGTCGCCCGATCGGCCGTTCGTGTCGACGTCCGACGTCTTGTAGACGCCGCGGGCCGAATCGAACAGGGTGTCGTTGATCGCCTTCTTGACCTGTGCCGCCCGCGACTCCCACGCCGCCTTGTCGGCCGCCCAGGTCGCCGCTGCGGGATCGTCCGGGTCGTTCTCGATCAGGTGACGGGCCAGCCAGGCCGCCTCGGTCAAGGCACGGTAGTACAGCACGTTGGTCGCGGTGACGGTGCCTGCTCGTCCGCCGTCGTAGAAGTCCCAGTCCCGCCCGTCGGCGTCCGTCGTCACGATCAGGCCATCGGGGTTCGCCTGGCTCCGGTTGTAGTCCATTTGCGCCTTCAGGCGGTCGTACTGCTCGATGCCGAACGTCAGATCGCCCGAGTACCGGAAGTAGTCGACGACGCCGATCGGGAAATAGAGGGAGTAGGCGGTGGAGTAGAAATCCGCCGTCGGCGGCGTGCTCGTCCAGTTCGCGGACTCGCCCGGCACCGATCCGTCCGTCGCTTGGCGCGCGCCGAGGACATCGATCGAGTTGCTGACGTAGTCGGATCCCTGCGCCCCGTATCCGAACGCGGTGTACGTCGAGCGCCCCGCGTTGAACAGGTCGCCGGCCCAGATGCGGCGGTCGCGCTTGGCACCGTCGAGGATCACCGGGAAGGTGCTGCTGTTCTGGGCGCCCGCCGGAACCATGTTGGTGTCGACCGTATAGGCCCCGGTGTACCAGATGTCGTTCAGCGTCTCATCGCTGGAGAGGAACCATCCCCGATAGTCGTCGGCGGCATAGTTCGGGAACTTCGATTCAACCCCGACCTTCGAGATGGTGACGGTGCCCGGGGTCGTGAGCGTCACCGCGTGGAAGCGGATGCCTCCTTGGAGTGCGTTCGCGGGCGTGATGTAGGTGCCGGCGCCCGTCACCTCGAAGACGCTGTTCCGCGGCGATCCCACGCCGGCGCCGAGAAAACCCGCATCGTCACCGGCCGCGACGCCGGGCGTGCTGGACACCGGGGCGTCCGCAGGGTGGGACCTCCCGAGCGGTTCGACTTCCACACCGCTGCGAGGAGTGCGGACGGTGGTCCCCGCCGGGAACGCCTCCGTCACCGCGGGAGCGAAGGACACTCCGGTGCCGTCGAACACGACGGGCGCGCCCGCCGGCTGCGCCGCCCTCAGCGGCGTGATTCCGAGGTCCGAGCCCGCCGGCCCCTGCGTGCCGACGCTCGTCACCGTGACCGATTCGCCGTTCACGGCGAGGACGTCGCCGGCCTGCCACCGGGATCCCGAACCGAGCTTGATGTTCGTGTCGCCTGCGGCCGCGGCGACGGCGAGGGTCGTCCTGCTGGAGGGACGCCCCACCTCGGTCACCGTCGCGGACTGCAGCGCAGCACCGGTTCCGATCAGCAGCTCCGACCCCACGGAGAAGTCCTCGGTGTCCGTCACCTCGACGTGCGTGGCGCCCGCGGCGATCGGCGCGATCGCCGTCGAGGTCTGGGCCGCGAGTCCGACGGAGACGATCTCGACCGTCTCCTGGTCGTCGCCCGAGCCGATCACCAGGGACTGCCCCGGGCTGAGGTGAGAGGTGCTCGTGGGGTGCACCGTGTCGTCGCCGGCGGCGGCCGGCTTCACGAGGCGCGATTCGTACTTCCGGATGACGTACCTCAGGCTCTCGCTGTACGCCATCTGTATGCCGACCGTGCCGGAGGTCGATTCCGCGGTGAAGTACGGGAGGCCGCCGACGATCGGACCGTAGTCGAGGATCACGTGCGGCGCGTGTCCTTCCCCGTCCCAGGTGAGTGTCGCCGAACCGGTGCCTTCGGCGACGAGCGCGGTCGCGTTCGCGACGTCACCGGACACGCCGGCGACGACCTCGGGAACGAGGTCGGTCTCGCCGGTGCCCAGCACCTCGTCCTGCCACTCGGATGGGCCGGCAGCAGCGGGCAGCGCGCTGCCGGTCGACATCGCGAGTGCGGCGACCAGTGCTCCGACAGCTCCGACCGAGGCGCCCCGTCTCACGACCTTCGTGCGTAGCGCGCCGTGAGGCCGACGCGCAGGGGATGGCGAACGCATGTCTCCTTCGAGAACTCGAGCATGAACATCCCCGCGTGCGGGAACCGCTGACGGGCCGGCGGACCACGCTTCGAGAGCATGACCCGAGTCGACCTTCCCGTCACGATAGGACGGACCACACTCACCGTGAGCCCCGTTCACCGAATGGCCTCACGCCGTTCGATTCCACCGTCGGCGGCGGCACCTGGCCGTGGACGCCCGAGAGCTGCGACCCTCGACGGCTCCTCGCGGATAGCCTCACTGCAGGCACGACACCTGGACATAGAGGAGACCGCATGAGCCACCCGAGTCGCTCGACCGCCATGGCGGTCCTGATCGTGGTCGCGATCCTCGTGTCGATCGCGGCCGTCGTCTTCTCCGGCGTGCTCGCCGTCTGGCTCGATCCCGACGATGAGGCGCCGGCGCCGGTTGCCGGTGCGTCGCTTCTCGCCGCGTGAGCATCACCACATCGCACACGAGAAAACCCCCGCCGGAGCGGGGGTTTTCTTGAAGCTGGGGTACCTGGACTCGAACCAAGAACAACTGAACCAGAATCAGCCGTGTTGCCAATTACACCATACCCCAAGGGCGTCCGACCGAAGCCGTACCGAGGGTCTAGCCTACCCGACGGCGCTGGTGCCTCCAAACCGGACGCGTCCTCATGGCGTGTCGGCTACGACAGCTCCTCTACCAGGGCGACGAGACGGCGCACCGACTCGGCCTTGCCGAGCAGCTCCATCGACTCGAACAGCGGCGGCGAGACACGGCGGCCGGTGATCGCCACGCGCGGCGGACCGTAGGCGACGCGGGGCTTGAGGCCGAGGCCGTCGATCAGGGCGGCCGACAGCGCAGCCTGGATCGCGGCGGCGTCGAAGCTCTCCTCGGGCAGGGCCTCGAGCGCGTCGACGCACGCCTTCAGCACCTCGACCGCGTTCTCGGGAAGTCCCGCCCGCGCATCCTCGTCGTACGTGACGTACTCCGCGAACAGGAAGCCGAGCAGACCCGGTGCATCGCCGAGCAGCGGCAGGCGCTCCTGGATCAGCGGGGCCGCCTTCGAGATCAGCGCACGCTGCTCGTCGGTCGGGTTCTCCCCCACCACGCCGTCCTTGACCAGGTACGGCAGGATGCGCTCGGCGAAGTCAGCGGGCTCGAGCATGCGGATGTGGTCGCCGTTGATCGACTCGGCCTTCTTCTGATCGAAGCGGGCCGGGTTCGGGTTGACGTCGGCGATGTCGAACGCCGCCACGAACTCGTCGAGCGAGAACACGTCGCGGTCGGGGCCGATCGACCAGCCGAGCAGCGCCAGGTAGTTGAGCAGGCCCTCGGGCACGAAGCCGCGATCGCGGTGCAGGAACAGGTCGGCGCGCGGGTCGCGCTTGGACAGCTTCTTGGTGCCGTCGCCGAGGACGAGCGGCATGTGACCGAAGCGCGGGATGAACGTGGTCACGCCGGCGTCGACGAGCGCGGCGTACAGCACGAGCTGGCGCGCGGTCGACGGCATGAGGTCTTCACCGCGCAGCACGTGCGTGATGCCCATGAGCGCGTCGTCGACCGGGTTCACGAACGTGTAGAGCGGGGCGCCGTTGGGGCGCACGATCACGAAGTCGGGGAACGACCCGGCGGGGAAGGTCACCTCGCCGCGGATCAGGTCGACGTACGTGATGTCCTCGTCCGGCACGCGCAGGCGCAGGGCGGGCCGACGCCCCTCGGCGCGGAACGCGGCCTTCTGCTCCTCGGTGAGGTCGCGATCGAAGTTGTCGTAGCCGAGCTGCTTGGCGCGGCCGTTGGCCTCGTTGCGCGCGTCGATCTCCTCCGCGTTGGAGAAGCTCTCGTACACCGCACCCGACGCCTTGAGCTTCTCGAGCACCTCGAGGTAGAGGTCCGTGCGCTGCGACTGGCGATACGGCGCATGCGGGCCGCCGACCTCGACGCCCTCGTCCCAGTCGATGCGCAGCCAGCGGAGCGCGTCCAGCAGCTGCTGATAGCTCTCCTCGCTGTCACGCGCCGCATCCGTGTCCTCGATGCGGAACACGAGCTTGCCGCCGTGATGGCGTGCGTAGCCCCAGTTGAACAGGGCGGTGCGGATCAGGCCGACGTGCGGCAGACCGGTGGGCGAAGGGCAGAAGCGCACGCGCACGTCGGCGCCGGTGGCCGTCGTGGTGCGGGGATCGGGTGCAGAAGACATCGGAACCAGCTTAGTTGCGCGGGCCGGCCGGCACCGGGCGCAGGATGTCCGGGAGCACGCGGTCGAGCACGCCGAGCACCGCGCGAACGGACGGCACGCGCTCGGCCCCGCGCGCGGCGACGAGATGCAGCGTGCGGCGCTCGCTTCCGGGCAGTGCGCGGATGGCCACGCCGTCGTGGCGCGGCGTCGCCTGGAGGGCCATGCGCGGTAGCGTGGCGACGCCGATCCCCTGCGCCACGAGGCCCTCGACGGCCACGAAGTTGTCGGTCTCGAAGGTGATCCGCGGCGCGAACCCCGCCCTGGCGCACAGCTCGAGAAGGTGCCGGCGGCACCGGGGGCAGCCGCCGATCCAGTTCTCGTCCGCGAGGTCGGCGATCCCGCTGTCCCCCTCCGCAGCGGGATGCCCTTCCGGCAGCACGAGCAGCACGTCATCCTGCCCCACGACGGAGACGGTGAGCCCGCGCGCGCTCTCCCCGTGAGGGTCCTCGCGATCGCCCGGGA
The Microbacterium sp. JZ31 genome window above contains:
- a CDS encoding LacI family DNA-binding transcriptional regulator, with translation MAGRTGRATMKDVALLAGVSPKTVSNVVTGTTFVRPDTVARVQAAMDTLQFVPNLSARGLRNGRSGTIAAALPDLATAFSGALLHCLVEVAHERGFALQVEETAAEPGREYALLSRARAHLVDGLILNPIRLEDSAVAGAEHLPPVVLIGEVEEPQTDHVGIDSRGAARDITRHVIERGARRIAVVGGDRDPERATATSRLRLAGYHDALEEAGIARDTTLEVHHFPWTPESGASAVGELIARDAAFDAVVAFTDSIASGVLHALHARGIRVPDDVLVTGFDDVELSRFTTPQLTTVRFDLALFAREAVGLLESRMSDRSRPPRSVTVPHEIVVRASTTRAS
- a CDS encoding bifunctional hydroxymethylpyrimidine kinase/phosphomethylpyrimidine kinase, whose product is MTGPRRVPRVLSIAGTDPTGGAGIQADLKSIAANGGYGMAVVTALVAQNTRGVRSVHVPPVAFLAEQLDSVSDDVEIDAVKIGMLATADVIRAVREWLDRVDPPVVVLDPVMVATSGDRLLDEDAEEALRQLSSRAHLLTPNIPELAILADEPTADDWTAVVAQAARVSARYGVRVLAKGGHLAGADLPDALVDARGEAVAVAEFPGVRIDTTNTHGTGCSLSSALAARYARSSDWIEAVGESKRWLAESIRHGASLEVGSGHGPVSHLAGLWERGGTVTRPTADEVETDWWEDIREIRAGIDEVSFLQGLGDGTLDRSAFLWYLAQDALYLRDYSRVLAAASGLAPTPDEQAFWAGAAQGAIAAELQLHESWLTPDALEAVRPSETTTAYLDHLLACAARGDYAVLIAALLPCFWLYQDVGTRLSALSHPEHPYVSWLDTYADEAFAASTRRAIDIVARVAAAEGEHRRAAMREAFRISSAHELAFFAAPTSPSRASALT
- the thiE gene encoding thiamine phosphate synthase, with translation MNVDLSVYLVTDARLAEAAGHDLVELVEAAARGGVTAVQVREKDASARAFLDTVLRIAEALPAEVALLVNDRVDVFLAARDAGARVAGVHVGQSDLPVTAVRRMVGPDAVIGLSASTPEQLRLAAASPAGVGYVGIGAVHATATKKDAPEPLGLARFAALVAESALPAVGIGGVTRADLPAMRSARAAGAAVVSAICSAPDPASAARELRAAWGAAS
- the thiM gene encoding hydroxyethylthiazole kinase yields the protein MTRTPENLLDFACSALDEVRAQAPLVQCITNSVVTGFTANVLLALGASAAMVDIPGEAGPFAGVASGLLVNLGTPTGEQREAMREAVAAANDAGTPWVLDPVAVGSLPVRTPLSHALRDLRPAVVRGNASEIIAVTGAGAGGRGVDAADGVDAALPSALSLAERIGGIVAVSGPVDVVTDGRDVVRIANGDALLTRITGGGCALGAVLAAFAAVHDDRFATTVAAIAVYTVAAELAAERASGPGSFSGAFLDALAALDAATLRRRAELS
- a CDS encoding alpha-L-rhamnosidase C-terminal domain-containing protein produces the protein MRRGASVGAVGALVAALAMSTGSALPAAAGPSEWQDEVLGTGETDLVPEVVAGVSGDVANATALVAEGTGSATLTWDGEGHAPHVILDYGPIVGGLPYFTAESTSGTVGIQMAYSESLRYVIRKYESRLVKPAAAGDDTVHPTSTSHLSPGQSLVIGSGDDQETVEIVSVGLAAQTSTAIAPIAAGATHVEVTDTEDFSVGSELLIGTGAALQSATVTEVGRPSSRTTLAVAAAAGDTNIKLGSGSRWQAGDVLAVNGESVTVTSVGTQGPAGSDLGITPLRAAQPAGAPVVFDGTGVSFAPAVTEAFPAGTTVRTPRSGVEVEPLGRSHPADAPVSSTPGVAAGDDAGFLGAGVGSPRNSVFEVTGAGTYITPANALQGGIRFHAVTLTTPGTVTISKVGVESKFPNYAADDYRGWFLSSDETLNDIWYTGAYTVDTNMVPAGAQNSSTFPVILDGAKRDRRIWAGDLFNAGRSTYTAFGYGAQGSDYVSNSIDVLGARQATDGSVPGESANWTSTPPTADFYSTAYSLYFPIGVVDYFRYSGDLTFGIEQYDRLKAQMDYNRSQANPDGLIVTTDADGRDWDFYDGGRAGTVTATNVLYYRALTEAAWLARHLIENDPDDPAAATWAADKAAWESRAAQVKKAINDTLFDSARGVYKTSDVDTNGRSGDAVPQDANVMAILWGVAPDDRVDGILAYLKANLWGEQGPQPFSSEANNATLISTHISGFELAARFEAGNADDALTLIKTLWARMADPSNPFYTGAFWENHQQNGDLTDAYKSLAHSWASGPTWGMSAYLLGVQPVEPGFATWSVKPHPADLDWSKGSVPTPHGAIDVSWAKKDGVLDLHVPAPDGTAGEVWVPRADGDGTDGSAGSTHLRTEDGYDVYRVAAGGAYSFRAEPPPVITSSVAEGACVRGVGEVTMTVADNDPQAYHAQLYTAAGRRVPTIEGSQWMPTTDSLTIPAQWEAVPDGRYYLLLSASSVSGGESTLKVEVTVDNTPPGGS
- the gltX gene encoding glutamate--tRNA ligase; translated protein: MSSAPDPRTTTATGADVRVRFCPSPTGLPHVGLIRTALFNWGYARHHGGKLVFRIEDTDAARDSEESYQQLLDALRWLRIDWDEGVEVGGPHAPYRQSQRTDLYLEVLEKLKASGAVYESFSNAEEIDARNEANGRAKQLGYDNFDRDLTEEQKAAFRAEGRRPALRLRVPDEDITYVDLIRGEVTFPAGSFPDFVIVRPNGAPLYTFVNPVDDALMGITHVLRGEDLMPSTARQLVLYAALVDAGVTTFIPRFGHMPLVLGDGTKKLSKRDPRADLFLHRDRGFVPEGLLNYLALLGWSIGPDRDVFSLDEFVAAFDIADVNPNPARFDQKKAESINGDHIRMLEPADFAERILPYLVKDGVVGENPTDEQRALISKAAPLIQERLPLLGDAPGLLGFLFAEYVTYDEDARAGLPENAVEVLKACVDALEALPEESFDAAAIQAALSAALIDGLGLKPRVAYGPPRVAITGRRVSPPLFESMELLGKAESVRRLVALVEELS
- a CDS encoding LysR family transcriptional regulator yields the protein MTDTRDGARAAGIDLDAQDLRLMRAVADSGSITRAAAALGYSQPAVSQHIKRLEARTGVPLVERIGRRARLTEAGRLLARHAPAVVNALEAAQEDLRLLRGGGSGRVRMAGFPSASATVLPRLMAELARERPGIELQYVEAEPPQAVEAVREGRADLALTFSFPGDREDPHGESARGLTVSVVGQDDVLLVLPEGHPAAEGDSGIADLADENWIGGCPRCRRHLLELCARAGFAPRITFETDNFVAVEGLVAQGIGVATLPRMALQATPRHDGVAIRALPGSERRTLHLVAARGAERVPSVRAVLGVLDRVLPDILRPVPAGPRN